GAATCATGCCGATTCCCACGGAGAGCCGGTCGAGACCTTTTTCCAGAACACCCAACGAGCAGATCTGCTTGCCGATAATGGCCGCCACCGTCAGTGCCGCGGCAAAGCCCAGAATCTGCGTGTTTGCAAAACTCGTCAGATCCACCATGTAGCCCATTCTCACGAAGAAAATCGGCACCAGGAAACTGGCCAGGGGAGCCAGTAGCTCCTCCAGGTCATGATCCTTGTGGTCGCCGAGATTCCGGAAATGAACCGGCTCCAGAACGAGGCCCGCGGCAAAGGCGCCTACGATCGTGGCAAGACCGATGCGGTTGGCCACATAGCTGAAGAAAAAGAGGATCAGCAAGCTCGTGGTCAGCAGGAGATGATCCCGCTTGAGCTGGCTGGCCAGTTTGAAGAGCTTTGGCACGCCCCATTGCCCAAGGACAATGGAAAGCACGAGAAAGAGCAGCGCCTTGCCGATGATCCAGAGGATCCCCGCCGTGCTGATGGAGTTCTCGGGATTGTTCGCCGCGCCGATCAGTCCGACGACGACGGCCAGAACCACGAGTCCCATGACATCATCAATGACGGCAGCACCGAGAACGATCTTGCTCTCCCGGGCCTGCAGGCGCCCGAGATCTTTCAAGACTCGTGCAGTGATGCCCACGCTCGTTGCTGCGAGTGTCGCTCCCAAAAAGATGCGCACCCACATTCCCGCCTCGGGAATGAGCCAGAGACCCACGCCCCAACCAAGAAGGAAGGGCGCGACCACTCCGAGGATCGCCACGAGAAAGGAGGACGCTCCCACTCCGAGCATTTCCTTGATATTGCTCTCCAGCCCAACCTGGAAGAGCAGAAGGATGACGCCGATTTCTCCGAGAATCTCGATGATCTTCTCTGCGGATACACTCTCCGCTACGCCTCCTCCAATAGCAGGGAAGTGAACGGTCAACTGCGTCAGGTTCTCCCAGCCATGGAACCCGATGAGGGTCAGATTACCCAGGATGACGCCGAAGAGCAGTTCGCCCAGTACACCGGGCTGTCCTACCTTCTCCATGAGGCCGCCACCGATCTTGGCGGCCAGCATGACAATCATCAACAGGGCCAGGACCGGCAGAACCGGGCTTTCATGCCCGCCACCGGTCGCTTCGCCATGATCCGCTTTGTGGGACTCCTGAGTCCCCTGCCCGTCTGCCGGAGCGTGCTGCTCAACAGCAAGGGCACTTGCCGGATTCATGGTGTTTTGGGCCGCATATCCGGGCATCAGGCCCGGAGCGACCAAGGAGAGGAGGGCCAGCGTGACCAGTGCCAACCCGCCCAGGCGGATTGTCCGCATCTTCTCTCCTTTCAGGTTGCCGGTGCCGCGCCTCCTAAACGATGATCTGGCAATGTTTTGCGCAAAGGAGGGGCACCGGATGCCACAAGGTATACCGGATTTCTGCTCCCGTCAATTGCTAGAATGTGAGAAGCTTCCGCCGGAGGTTCTATGAAGGATATCTCTTGGGGCATGATCGGTTGTGGGGAAGTCTGCGAACTGAAGAGCGGCCCGGCATTTCAGAAGGCAGAGGGATCCCGGCTCGTGGCCCTTATGCGTCGCAATGCGGAGAAGGCCGAGGATTTCGCCCACCGCCATGGTGTGGAGCGCTGGTATTCCGATGCCGGGAAACTGGTCTCCGATCCCGGCGTGGATGCGGTCTATGTGGCCACGCCCCCGGATTCCCATGCGGAACTGGCCATTCTTGCAGCCCGGGCCGGCAAGCCGGTCTATGTGGAGAAGCCTCTTTCCCGCTCTGCGAAGGAGAGCGAGACCATTCTTCGCGCCTGCCGGGAAGCGAAGGTTCCTCTCTTTGTCGCCTACTACCGACGGCAGCTCCCGCGCTTTCTTGCCATCCGGGAGCTTCTGGATTCCGGTGAAATTGGCAGAGTCCGGCAGGTGAACCTCAGTCTTC
The sequence above is drawn from the Candidatus Krumholzibacteriia bacterium genome and encodes:
- a CDS encoding cation:proton antiporter produces the protein MRTIRLGGLALVTLALLSLVAPGLMPGYAAQNTMNPASALAVEQHAPADGQGTQESHKADHGEATGGGHESPVLPVLALLMIVMLAAKIGGGLMEKVGQPGVLGELLFGVILGNLTLIGFHGWENLTQLTVHFPAIGGGVAESVSAEKIIEILGEIGVILLLFQVGLESNIKEMLGVGASSFLVAILGVVAPFLLGWGVGLWLIPEAGMWVRIFLGATLAATSVGITARVLKDLGRLQARESKIVLGAAVIDDVMGLVVLAVVVGLIGAANNPENSISTAGILWIIGKALLFLVLSIVLGQWGVPKLFKLASQLKRDHLLLTTSLLILFFFSYVANRIGLATIVGAFAAGLVLEPVHFRNLGDHKDHDLEELLAPLASFLVPIFFVRMGYMVDLTSFANTQILGFAAALTVAAIIGKQICSLGVLEKGLDRLSVGIGMIPRGEVGLIFAGIGAGLVLHGEPVVSSEIFSAVIIMVIVTTLITPPILKWSLNRPRGYEGASDAEMLEIRNRKRQKRASYYRGKAEETGESGGQGNRNRGRGRSRRGPSQGRGGAGQGGNRPQPPRDSSGGEPKEGVPSSGQKRRRRRRRRRSSGGSSGGQGPASGGT